A stretch of the Paenibacillus dendritiformis genome encodes the following:
- a CDS encoding aminoglycoside 3'-phosphotransferase, producing MKRTEIAFDIGTVPSALRPYIEQATIYDSSCSETAKTLFIEGAEQAFLKICAGGSLERECRMTRFMHGLGIAPNVIAYESDGERDYLLTEAVAGQDGAEAVHLEQPDRLAAVFGDSLRMLHSLPADGCPYPQRTAEMLAEAAGKEIDPGLIHRLANCASDNVLIHGDYCLPNVILDRFSLRSFIDVGNGGVGDRHFDLYWGLWTLRYNLKTDRYHERFLDAYGRQDVDADRLSDFTNFIEQST from the coding sequence ATGAAGAGAACGGAAATCGCTTTTGACATCGGAACGGTGCCGAGCGCCCTGCGTCCGTATATTGAGCAGGCAACGATCTATGACAGCAGCTGTTCGGAAACGGCGAAGACCTTGTTCATCGAGGGGGCCGAGCAAGCGTTCCTGAAAATATGCGCCGGAGGGAGTCTGGAACGGGAGTGCCGGATGACGCGGTTCATGCATGGTCTTGGCATTGCGCCGAATGTCATCGCGTATGAATCGGACGGGGAGCGGGATTATCTGCTCACCGAGGCCGTGGCCGGGCAGGATGGGGCCGAGGCGGTGCATCTCGAACAGCCGGACAGATTGGCAGCGGTCTTCGGCGACTCGCTGCGCATGCTGCATTCGCTTCCGGCGGACGGCTGCCCTTACCCGCAGCGGACGGCAGAGATGCTGGCGGAGGCGGCAGGGAAGGAGATCGATCCCGGACTTATCCATCGCTTAGCGAATTGCGCCAGCGATAATGTCCTGATTCACGGAGATTATTGCCTGCCGAATGTGATTCTGGATCGCTTCTCGCTTCGGTCGTTTATCGATGTAGGGAATGGGGGAGTCGGCGACAGGCATTTCGATCTGTATTGGGGGTTGTGGACGCTGCGCTACAATCTGAAGACGGACCGCTATCATGAGCGGTTTCTGGACGCGTATGGAAGACAGGATGTGGATGCGGACCGTCTGTCGGATTTCACGAATTTCATTGAGCAGTCAACGTAA
- a CDS encoding class I SAM-dependent methyltransferase, which yields MRGRHEAAPERYVPAVLPELPFPDAAFDMTLSAHFLFMYADRLDYDFHVRTIHELMRVTREEIRIFPLADLWNRRYEHAEALLDYMDTQGWDAEEARVPYRFQKNADTMLKLSRRG from the coding sequence TTGCGCGGCAGACATGAAGCAGCACCGGAGCGCTATGTGCCGGCCGTGCTGCCCGAGCTGCCGTTCCCGGACGCGGCTTTCGACATGACCTTGTCGGCCCATTTCCTGTTCATGTATGCGGATCGGCTGGATTATGATTTTCACGTGCGGACCATACACGAACTGATGCGCGTAACACGCGAGGAGATTCGCATTTTCCCGCTGGCGGACTTGTGGAACCGCAGGTATGAGCATGCCGAAGCGCTGCTCGACTATATGGACACCCAAGGGTGGGACGCGGAAGAGGCGCGCGTTCCGTATCGCTTCCAGAAGAATGCGGATACGATGCTGAAGCTGTCCCGGAGAGGGTAA
- a CDS encoding DMT family transporter has protein sequence MGKEDGTKTKAMYWLMLLVPFFWGGAFAAAKHVIAEIPPLVAAAIRFGIAGLLLALVVTVRKEWRWSEIASRWKGLLFIGTVGIFGYNALFFTALKYTSATNGALIIAAMPAFILLGSVLLRKEAWNPRAAIGVALSLAGVIAVIVNGSVAALLSLRLNYGDLLFVAALACGVLYGLTGKAILQGVPALPANAVMMLSGSLLLAAGTVFEGGWERAAAMSAQSWVEMIYMIVGGTLVGYLIFNKGVEVLGGNTASMYLNLTPIVATLTSVAVYGSTVTWEQAAGMAVVLAGVYLATSAPRRPGGKPAARQAEMQ, from the coding sequence ATGGGAAAAGAGGATGGAACGAAAACGAAAGCGATGTATTGGCTGATGCTGCTCGTACCTTTCTTTTGGGGAGGCGCGTTCGCGGCGGCCAAGCATGTGATTGCGGAGATTCCCCCGCTTGTCGCGGCGGCGATCCGCTTCGGCATCGCCGGGCTTCTCCTTGCGCTCGTCGTGACGGTGCGGAAGGAATGGCGTTGGTCCGAGATCGCAAGCCGCTGGAAGGGGCTGCTTTTTATCGGCACGGTCGGCATATTTGGCTATAACGCCTTGTTCTTCACCGCGTTGAAATATACGTCTGCGACCAATGGGGCGCTCATTATTGCGGCGATGCCGGCCTTCATCCTGCTCGGTTCCGTCCTCCTGCGCAAAGAGGCGTGGAATCCGCGTGCCGCAATCGGGGTGGCGCTGTCGCTTGCCGGCGTCATTGCCGTCATCGTGAACGGATCCGTCGCGGCGCTCCTCTCGCTGCGCTTGAATTACGGGGATCTGCTGTTCGTGGCGGCGCTGGCGTGCGGGGTTCTGTATGGGCTGACGGGCAAAGCGATCCTGCAAGGCGTACCCGCGCTGCCGGCCAATGCGGTCATGATGCTGTCAGGCTCGCTCCTGCTTGCGGCCGGGACGGTATTCGAAGGAGGCTGGGAACGGGCCGCGGCGATGTCGGCCCAGAGCTGGGTGGAGATGATCTATATGATTGTCGGCGGGACGCTGGTCGGTTATCTTATTTTTAATAAAGGGGTGGAGGTGTTGGGCGGGAATACAGCCAGCATGTACTTGAACCTGACGCCGATCGTGGCGACGCTGACGTCCGTGGCCGTCTATGGCAGCACCGTTACCTGGGAGCAAGCCGCGGGGATGGCCGTCGTCCTGGCCGGGGTATACCTGGCCACCTCCGCTCCCCGCAGACCGGGCGGCAAGCCGGCTGCGAGGCAGGCGGAGATGCAGTGA